A window of Sedimentibacter sp. MB31-C6 genomic DNA:
CAATTAATCATGCCATGAGTCATCCCTTAATAGCCCTTGAAAATTCAAAGAAATATTTTAATTTAAATGAAAAAGAAGAAAATATTATTAAAGGACATATGTTCCCATTTGGAATTCCAAAAACAAAGGAAGCATGGATAGTGAGTTATGTTGATAAATATATAGCCGTATTCGAATATGCTTCTAACTTCAAAAAGATGGCGTATAAAAAGCAAGCAGTTTATAACGTTGAATAAATTTCTATTGTAAATATTGACATAAACATAAATGTCAATATTTTTTTGTACAATCATTTTATCTAGATTAATATGCATGTAAAACATTCCGATAATTTTATACTAAAATATCCCATTATTTTAATTAATTTTTTTAAAAATAAGTTAAATAAATGTTTATAAACTTCTTTTATGGGTAAAATTAGAATATATATAATATAAAAACTTGAAGGGAGCTGATTGCATGAAGGTAAGTATATATGGTAAAAACATGCAACTGACGGACGCATTAAAAGAGGCTACAATTAAGAAGATCAAGAGGCTTGAAAAATTTTTCCAACAAGATGTGGATGCCAAGGTGGTATTAAGTATTGAGAATAAGGATCAAAAAGTTGAAGTAACCATTCCTTTCAATGGAAGAATTGCACGTGTTGAAGAATCTTCAGATGATATGTACAATGCGATAGATGATGCAGTAGAATCATTAGAACAACAAATAAGAAAACATAAAACTAAACTTCTAGATAAAAGACAATCAAGTCAATCAATAAAATTTGAAAATATAGAACCTTTAGAAGATGATGATGATATAGAGTTTAAAGTAGTAAAAACTAAAAGATTTGCAATTAAGCCTATGGGTATTGAAGAAGCAATATTGCAAATGAATTTGCTTAAACACAACTTTTTTGTATTCTTAAATGCAGATACTGAAGAAGTTAATGTTGTATATAAAAGAAAAGACAACAATTATGGTCTAATAGAACCAGAATTATAATACATAATACATACACAAAAAATCTCTAAATTATTAAAAATTGAAAATAGCAAAAAGGCGAATCGTTGAAGATTACGCCTTTTGCATTTTAATGAAAAAAATTATACAAAATCAATCAAAAATTCCCCCAAATTTAATTTCTTAAACCACCCTAATTTATCTTTAGAATAATTATATTATAATCTATATAAAATTGTATGTATGTCGAATATTGTCTTATACCTTATATTATATTTTACCTAATATTTATACTCTATATACAATTTTAATTTTTTGATAAGTTGTAAACAATTGTTAATAACTTGTGTACAAGTAGTATTTATTATTCATTGAAATTTCAACAAACAATTTTTTGTAGAATTTTTAAAAATTTACTTGACAAAAATACATGTTAGTTTTTACAAATTCCAAAGTTGTTAACAATTTTATCAACAGGTGTGGATAACTTTAAATTCTACAGAACAAAACTTCTATTTTTGATAGTTTATTAAACAAACTTAAATAAATTAAAAAATATTTAACTTGTCTTTTAATATATCTAAAATATGATTATAACAAATAGTCATTATTCTATTCTATATTGTATATTTATGATTAAAAATCGCCTTTATTTAATATTCTTTTATATCATTTTTATACATTTAACTAATATAAAATTTATTTAAGCATAATTTAATTCATATTAAAACCAAAATTGAATATTTATGTAAAATTGTAAAAAATCTGTAGATATATGTCGAATAGTATGCTATAATGTCTTAGTATTTACAAATTATATAGGAGTAAATTAAATGTTATATATCACCAAGAATCATCTAAAACCGGGTATGATTTTATCTAAAGATATTGTAATGTATACTAATGATAATTATAGTAAATTATTACTAACAAAAGGACAAGTTCTAAACAATAAATTTATTAATAAAATAGAATTTAATAATATTGAAGGTGCATATATTGAAGGCGAAGCTTTTTATGACATAGACGTTGATTCTTATATTAATGAAAATTTAGTGACTAAATCATTATCACAAATAAAAGATGTTTATCTTGAATTTAAAATGAGTACAGGAAAAGTTGGAATATCGTCAATAAAAAAACTATCCTCCATAGTCGATAGTTTAATTATTGAATTGATATATAAAGAAAATCTATCATATAATATAATTGATTTTAGGAATTATGATGATTATACATATCAGCACTGTCTCAATGTGGCTATCTTGAGTATATCCACTGGTATATCCCTTAAGTTAAGTGAACATAAACTTCATGATCTCGGAATGTCTGGTATATTACATGACATCGGTAAAATGCTTATACCATTAGAAATAATTAATAAACCAGGTAAGCTTACAGATGAAGAATTCGAAATAATGAAAACTCACCCCCAAAATGCTGTTAATATGTTAGATGGTATTGTTTCAAATGATATATTAAGAGGTATTGAAAGTCATCATGAAAAATTAGACGGTACAGGGTATCCCTATGGAAGAAAAAGCAGCAATATTCATCAGTATGGTAAGATATTAACTGTTTGCGATGTATATGATGCATTAACTTCAGATAGATCATATAGAAAATCTTGCTTCCCTAGTGAAGTTATCGAATATATAATGGGCTGCGCTGATTCACACTTTGATTTTAATATATTAAATAACTTTTTAAAAGTTATAGTAGCATATCCTGTTGGAACCTTTGTTGAATTAAGTAATAATAAATTAGCTGTAGTCGTTAAAAACAACCCTGAAAATATTATGAGACCTCTTGTACGTATTATTAAATCAGATGGAACAGTAGGAGAAGATATAGACTTACTATACGATATGGACTATATGAATACAACAATAGTCAATATGGGATATGATTACGATAAAGACGGTTTTAAAGAAATTTTAAAAAGTACATACGATATAAAAATAAAAAAGTAATTGCATGAGTTATATAACTCATGCAATTTTACTTCTATAACATTTTAATATATTATAGCAAAATAACACATTTTATGCTAAAATTAAGTATATTTGATAAATATATAGGAGTATTTTATATGTTATTTATTTCTACTGAGAATCTTAAACCTGGTATGATTTTAGCAATGGATATTTACATTTATAATAGAGAAACTTTTAAAACGTTGCTATTAAGAAAAGGACAAACATTAAATATTACATATATTAACAAAATTATATTTCATAATATTTCAGGTGCATATATTAAAAATCAAGATAACCTTGATTCAGCAAACCTCTGGAAAGAAGAACTTGAAGCAAATTTACTTCCTGAAATTAGAGATATCTTTTTTAAATTTAAATACAATTTAGAAAAAATAGATACTACATGTATTAGACATATATCATATTTAGTAGATAATTTAATTATTGAAATTGTAAATAACAAGCATTTAGCATATCGAACCTTAGAATACAATAATTATGATGATTATATTTTTCAACATTGTATTAATGTAGGAATATTAAGCATATCTATTGGTAACACTCTTGGATTAAACTACAAAACACTTCATGAATTAGGTATCTCTGCATTACTACATGATATAGGAATGATGCTAATACCTTTAGAAATACTCAATAAGCCTGAAAAATTAACACATAAGGAATCTTTAATTATAAGAGAGCATCCATTAAAAGCTGTTAATAAACTAAAACCCTTTGTATCTAATGATATTTTAATGGGTATCGCCTGTCACCATGAGAAAATAAATGGAACAGGATATCCTTATGGTCTTGTGGGAAATGAAATTCATTTATTTGGTAAAATAATATCTATATGCGATGTTTACAATGCATTAGCTACTAATCGTTATCGTGGAAAATCGTGGAATCCCATAGAAATATTTCAATACATAAACGAATGTAATTACTTTGATTATGATATATTAAGTGTTTTTTTAAAAAATATAATTGTATATCCTTTAGGTAATTATGTAAAGCTAAGTAATGGAAAAACAGCTATTACTACTAATATTAATTCTGATAACGTTTTAAGACCTACAGTTCAAATAATTAATTCAGATAATACTTTTGGGGAGGTTTTAGATTTAATGAATAATCAAAATATTACAATAACAGATAAGGGACATGATTTTGAATATATTGTAAGTTCTTGCCTATGTGGAGTAAAATGTCGCTATGACGGTAAAGAAATAACTTCAGAAAAAATAAAGAAATTAGTTGACGAAGGTAAAGCAATTATGGTTTGTCCAGAAGTATTAGGAGGAATGCCTGTACCACGACTTCCATGTGAAATCAAAAATAATAGAGTATATACCATTACCTCAGATGACAAAACTTCATATTATATCTCCGGTGCAAAAAAAGCTTTAGAAATAGCCAAAAAATATGGTATTAAAAAAGCTATATTAAAAGAAAAAAGTCCATCATGCGGAAGTAATCATATATACGATGGAACATTCAGCAGAACATTAATCTCTGGAGAAGGTTTAACTACAAAACTACTACGTCAAAATGGGATAGAAGTTATAAGTGATGAGGAATATAATAATGACTGAATAATTGGTTTTAATATATAATATATGATATCATATATATATATTAAAAATATGGAGGATATCGTGAATACAAAATTGACAGAACTTTTAAACATTAAATACCCAATCATACAAGGAGCCATGGCTTGGGTGTCTGAGGCAAACTTAGCTGCTTCAGTATCTAATTCAGGTGGTGCAGGAGTTATTGCAACAGGAGGACGTGATATATCATGGGTCAAAGAACAAATTGATTTAGCTAAATCATTAACTGATAAACCATTTGGAGTAAATATAGTACTTATGGATAAAGATAAAGAAGAAAAAATAGATTTAATATGTAAAGAAAAAGTATCTTTTGTTACTTTAGGAGCAGGAAATCCTGTTCCATACTTCGAAAAGCTAAAAAAATCAGGGATTATTTCTATACCAGTTGTACCTAGCCTAAAATTAGCTAAAAGGGTAGAAGAAAAAGGAGCAGATGCTATTATTATAGAAGGCTTGGAGGCAGGAGGACATATAGGAAGTTTAACAACTATGGCATTAATGACACAAGTTATCCCTGAAATAAATATACCTGTTATTGCGGCAGGAGGCTTTGCAGATGGCAGAGGATTAGCAGCTGCACTAGTAATGGGAGCATCAGGTATTCAAGTAGGTACAAGATTTTACGCTTCTAAAGAATGTACAGCTCATATTAATTCTAAAAATGCAATAATTAATGCCGGAGATACAGATACTGTTATAACCGGATATCTTCATGGAACTTCTGTCAGAGGACTTAAAAATAAAATGACTGAAAAATACCTTGAATTAGAAAAAGAACATGCACAATATGAAAAATTACACAATTTAATCGTTGGCTCAAGTAAAAAAGCACCTTTAGAAGGTGATGTCGAATGGGGCCACGTACAAGCAGGCCAAAGTCTATCAATTATTAAGTCTATCGATAGTTGTAAAGACATAATAAATAACATGATCTCCGAAGCAAAAGAGGCAATTAATAATATAGAAATTTAAAGAACTATGTAATTTATTCCTCTTATCATTATATGATATATTCCTATACTACTTTTAGTTCTTGCTTGCCTTAGTAATTAAAGAAACCTATAACTATTTACATATAATATGTTACCTAATAGTTATAGGTTTTTCAATCAGAAAAAATCGTCTCTAAATTTTTTAAAGCCTTGAATGTTTTTGCCGCTGAGCTTTTATTCAATTATCGATAGACTTAGCATGTTTTACTTTTTAGCACCAGCATCTTTAACTATCCTAAATAACTCTCTGTTAAGATATATTCTTTCTCTTCCTATTTTTTGAGAAGCTAAAAAACCTTCCTTTTCTAAATCAGATAAATATTTAGCTGCAGTTTTTCTAGAAATATCTAGTCCATCTTCAATGTATGAAATCTTAGTATAAAATTCAAAGAATATTAACTCTACTAATTCTCTTGAGTATATTTTGGGAAGTTCATTCTTAATTTTTTCAGCAGTGTTTTCTAATAATCCATTTATTTCTTTAACTAACATTAAAGTTTCATTTGCTGTTTCCTCAATGCCCTGAAGTATAAAAAGTACCCAATCTTCCCACTTACCTTGAACTGTTACCTCTTGAAGTAGTCTATAATAAGCAGATTTGTTCCTAATAATAAATTTACTCAAGTATAAAATTGGACTATCCAGAAGTTCCTTTAAAACTAAATATAAAACATTAACTATCCTTCCAGTTCTACCATTACCATCATAGAATGGATGTATAGATTCAAATTGATAATGGATTATAGCAAGCTTTACAAGAGAATCAATATTATCATAATCATTGTTTATATACTGTTCAAGATTAGATAAAAGTGATAGTATCTCCAGTTCTCCGCTAGGTGGAGTATAAACTACTTCTCCAGTAACTTCATTTTTTAATACTGTACCTGGTAATTTTCTAATACCAGCTTGATTGGACTCAATGAGCCTTTGTATCTCAATAATCATATTAGTTGATAAAAAATCGTTTTCTTTAACTAGCTTATACCCATGCCAAATAGCAGTCCTATAATTAACAACTTCCTTTGCTGCAGGCGACTTATAATTTTCTCCACTCATTGCTTTAAATAATTCATCATGAGTAGTAATGATATTTTCTATTTCTGAACTATCTTTAGCCTCATTGATTGTTATGGCGTTAATTAGTATGTTTTTATTAGGTATCATATCCGCAAAGCCCTTAAGCTCAGCTAAAGCTCTATGTGACCTCGCCACTTGTTTTAATACGTGCTTTGTTTCAAGTTCAACATTTGGTGGTAGGTCTTGCAATAAATTACTCATAATTTTTCCACTCCTATATTCCAATATGTATATATTATATAAGTAATTCTTTCTTATTGCAATATAATATGAGTAATTTTTTTACTTTTTTACTCATGTTTTTAGAATATGGGTAGTTGTTTCCTATATTATTGCTAGGTGATTTTTGCATTTATTTGGTGACGGTTCTTCCTGATTGAACATTGGATTAAATATGTTACTTTTCTTTCAGTTTTTTTCTGATTTCAAATACATTATAATAACTTAAATTACATAACTCTGCTACTTCTCTATAAGTAAGTAAATTTAATTTTAATAATTTTTCAGCCAACTCTATTTTTTGATCTTTAGTTATTTGACTTTGATCTACTATATAATTTTGTTCCATAAACTTTTCTATTATATTGTTTGTTATATTTTGTATGTTTTCTGATTCCTCTTCTTTCGTATCTATATATAAAATATCATCATAAATTTTATGAAATTCTATAAACTTATCATTATCTGCAAATATATTTATTACTTCATCTAAATATTTATCTAATATTATCTCTGAGCTTTTATTAATATAATCCTTTGCACTACTCCATGTATAATCTAATATATGTTTTGTTATTCTTGCTTTAACAGGATTGTTATGTATGTATCTTATTACGCCAAGCATATATTTATCATCTTCTACTGCTTCACTTCTAAACCTATCTTGAAATACATGTCCATATCTTCTTTTAACTTTATTGTAATATATCGCATATTTAATATTTATTTTCTTCATTAATATTTCCAGAATACTTTCATCTGCCTTAATCAATAAATGCAAATGATTATCCATTACACAATATGCTATTATTGAAAATTCAATTTCTTCTTTAGTGTTTTTTAATATTTCTATTATCTTTCTTTTATCTAAATCCCCCTTAAATATCTGCTCTCTATTTATTCCTCTTGTCATTATATGATATATTCCTGTACTGCTTTTAGTTCTTGCTTGCCTTGGCATTTATTTTACCTCCAACCATTCACAACTATCTATATGTCATATATTACCAAATATTAGAATGCTTGTCAATCAAAAAGAACCGTCCCCAAAAACCAAAGAATGCTTGTCAATCAAAAAGAACCGTCCCCAAAAACCAAACAAAACCAAACATAACACTGCTATTTCCCTATAAGTAAGTAAATTTAATTTTAATAATTTCTCTGCTAACTCTATTTTTTTGTCTTTAGTTATTTGACTTTGATCTACTATGCAATTTTGTTCTATAAACTTTTCTATTATATTATTTGTAATATTTTGTATGCTTTCAGATTCCTCTTCTTTCGTATCTATATATAAAACATTATCATCAATTTTATGAAATTCTATAAATTTATCATTATCTGCAAATATATTTATTACTTCATCTAAATATTTATCTAATATTATCTCTGAGCGCTTGTTAACATATTCCTTTGCACTACTCCACGTATAATCTAATATATGTTTTGTAATTCTTGCTTTAACAGGATTATTATGTATGTATCTTATTACTCCAAGCATATACTTATCATCTTCTACTGCTTCACTTCTAAATCTATCTTGAAATACATGTCCATATCTTCTTTTAACTTTGTTATAATATATCGCATATTTAATATTTATTTTCTTCATTAATATTTCCAGTATATTTTCATCTGCCTTAATCAACAAATGCAAATGATTATCCATTATACAATATGCTATTATTGAAAATTCAATTTCTTCTTTAGTGTTTTTTAATATTTCTATTATCTTTCTTTTATCTAGATCTCTCTCAAATATCTGCTCTCTATTTATTCCCCTTATCATAATATGATATATTCCTGTGCAGCTTTTAGTTCTTGCTTGCCTTGGCATTTATTCTACCCCCAACTATTTATATGTCATATTTTACCAAATGGTTGGAAGCTTGTCAATCAGAAAGAACCGTCCCCAAAAAGTCCGAGTTGGAAGCTTGTCAATCAGAAAGAACCGTCCCCAAAAAGTCCGAGAACCGTCCCCAAAAAGTCCGAAAGAACCGTCCCCAAAAAGTCCCCATCAGAAAGAACCGTCCCCAAAAAGTCCCCCGTCCCCAAAAAGTCCCCCAAAAAGTCCAATCCACGCAGTCTGCCGTCACCAAAGATCACAAAGATCAAAAGAGCTGTCTCTCTTAGTTTATTACTAAGTAAAACAGCTCTTTCTTTTATTGATTCTTAATAATCAGCTAGATTATTGAATAACTATATAGCCAATAATGTTTGTAGGATCACCATCTTCATCTTCATTAACTACATATTTGAATTCAGTTTCTTCTTCTTCAATAGCACTTAATTTATTTACTATTTCTACATCGCCATCTTCATCAAATCTAATTATAGTTGCTGCACCTTCATCAAAGTAATAAGTTGAACCACCTATTACTAATCTTCCAGCTTTTGCATCTATTGCTGAAGCTGTAACAGTTGCGCTTAATGAAACAGTTGAAGCATCTTTAACTTCTCCATTATCATTTAAATCAAGTACATATAATTTATCAGTACCACTATTAACTATATCTTCATCATTTGTATATAGTTTTTCATTTTTAGAACCTTTGATATATGCTGTAAGTCTTTGGATTTCGTCACCGTCATCATCTGAATCTTTATCAATATCTGTGATATATGCAAAGTATTGAATTACATCTTCATCTATATTAGTAGCAAGAAGAGCAACTATTTTACCATTTCTGTATACTGCCATACCTTCAACTGAAGAACCAAGATCGTCCTCATCAATTACATTTCCTTTTGCATCAAATATAACTACATTTGAAGCTAATTCGAAAGATGCATGGTTAGTCTTCATATCTATAGGTCTGCCAGCTGCAGCAAATTTAGTAATTTCAGCATCTTTATTCAAAGTATATGATACTAATTCTTCATAAACATCAGCACCATTATAGTTTATTTTACCTTCTCCATCTACTGGTACAGTAACATCAAATAGACCTTCAAATTCATCAACAACTTCTACAGTACCATCATCATTTTTTTCTAACTCAATATCAAAATCATAAGTTATTCTTTCATCTGCTGCTGTAGAAAGTTTTACTCTTGGAGCTGTTGTTATTTGAACTCCTCTACTTGTTACTCTATATTCACCAGGAATAATATCATCATATACCATAGCATATGTTTTACTTCCATCTGATTCGCCAACAAATTCTATTATTCTACCGTCGTCATCTAAGAAGAATGTTCCTTCATCTCCAATATCTAAATCATCCATATTTAAAGCATCATTAACTTCATATTTAACTCTGTCTATAAGATAATCTGAACCATCTGTACCAGTTACTTTACCATCTAAAGTATCTCTTGAAACTACAAGTGTCAATTTATCAGGATCTTCAATTGTAGGATCTTCATTGTCAAAAGGTGCGTAAGCTGCAACAATATCATCTACTTCAATTTCAGATAATTCTGTAGCATCGCCTTTAATAATTAAGTTCTTAGAATCAACTTTTTTGTCCTTAACAGGTAAATAGATTTCATCTATTTCAGTTGCATCATCTTCGTACTCTTCTTCAATCTGAACATAAGCTGAAGCTTTTTCAACTATAATTCCTGCTGCTTCTGCATCATCTTTAATTCTTGTTTCATCTGCTGCAAGTACAACAGTAATTTTAGCATCTTCTAAATCTCCTGGTTCAAAATCGCCTATTTTTGCTTCAGCGTTATTGTAAGATACTAAAGCACTAGATACATCAAAAACATAATCGCCAACTTCTAATGTTTCTAAATCACCATCATCAAAAGTTTCATCCTCGAATGTATCTTTGTAAG
This region includes:
- a CDS encoding REP-associated tyrosine transposase, with translation MPRQARTKSSTGIYHIMTRGINREQIFKGDLDKRKIIEILKNTKEEIEFSIIAYCVMDNHLHLLIKADESILEILMKKINIKYAIYYNKVKRRYGHVFQDRFRSEAVEDDKYMLGVIRYIHNNPVKARITKHILDYTWSSAKDYINKSSEIILDKYLDEVINIFADNDKFIEFHKIYDDILYIDTKEEESENIQNITNNIIEKFMEQNYIVDQSQITKDQKIELAEKLLKLNLLTYREVAELCNLSYYNVFEIRKKLKEK
- a CDS encoding Fic family protein; translated protein: MSNLLQDLPPNVELETKHVLKQVARSHRALAELKGFADMIPNKNILINAITINEAKDSSEIENIITTHDELFKAMSGENYKSPAAKEVVNYRTAIWHGYKLVKENDFLSTNMIIEIQRLIESNQAGIRKLPGTVLKNEVTGEVVYTPPSGELEILSLLSNLEQYINNDYDNIDSLVKLAIIHYQFESIHPFYDGNGRTGRIVNVLYLVLKELLDSPILYLSKFIIRNKSAYYRLLQEVTVQGKWEDWVLFILQGIEETANETLMLVKEINGLLENTAEKIKNELPKIYSRELVELIFFEFYTKISYIEDGLDISRKTAAKYLSDLEKEGFLASQKIGRERIYLNRELFRIVKDAGAKK
- a CDS encoding 2-thiouracil desulfurase family protein; translation: MLFISTENLKPGMILAMDIYIYNRETFKTLLLRKGQTLNITYINKIIFHNISGAYIKNQDNLDSANLWKEELEANLLPEIRDIFFKFKYNLEKIDTTCIRHISYLVDNLIIEIVNNKHLAYRTLEYNNYDDYIFQHCINVGILSISIGNTLGLNYKTLHELGISALLHDIGMMLIPLEILNKPEKLTHKESLIIREHPLKAVNKLKPFVSNDILMGIACHHEKINGTGYPYGLVGNEIHLFGKIISICDVYNALATNRYRGKSWNPIEIFQYINECNYFDYDILSVFLKNIIVYPLGNYVKLSNGKTAITTNINSDNVLRPTVQIINSDNTFGEVLDLMNNQNITITDKGHDFEYIVSSCLCGVKCRYDGKEITSEKIKKLVDEGKAIMVCPEVLGGMPVPRLPCEIKNNRVYTITSDDKTSYYISGAKKALEIAKKYGIKKAILKEKSPSCGSNHIYDGTFSRTLISGEGLTTKLLRQNGIEVISDEEYNND
- a CDS encoding REP-associated tyrosine transposase, translated to MPRQARTKSCTGIYHIMIRGINREQIFERDLDKRKIIEILKNTKEEIEFSIIAYCIMDNHLHLLIKADENILEILMKKINIKYAIYYNKVKRRYGHVFQDRFRSEAVEDDKYMLGVIRYIHNNPVKARITKHILDYTWSSAKEYVNKRSEIILDKYLDEVINIFADNDKFIEFHKIDDNVLYIDTKEEESESIQNITNNIIEKFIEQNCIVDQSQITKDKKIELAEKLLKLNLLTYREIAVLCLVLFGFWGRFFLIDKHSLVFGDGSF
- a CDS encoding S-layer homology domain-containing protein; translation: MKKVLSLVLVLSMILSSMSFAFAGTSFEDVADTDYAEAIETLVALGVVTGYEDGTYRPERTVTRAEMAKLMVELLGYGDLVAGSKSNFADTQGHWGDSWIGLAAGRGIAIGDPSGNFRPDDTVTYDEVLTMLVRGLGYTDDCNELKGMTWPTNFKVKAAELNITKNVSINSTGADRGGVAQAMFNALDQQLVKVNSDGDIVKEFTTKGTRTDIPVNLISRIAIPNYAFEVGFEHINPEDKNYAGDKVDLSGYLFQTVEAYFNKNNDDEVVYVGDVESLTYKDTFEDETFDDGDLETLEVGDYVFDVSSALVSYNNAEAKIGDFEPGDLEDAKITVVLAADETRIKDDAEAAGIIVEKASAYVQIEEEYEDDATEIDEIYLPVKDKKVDSKNLIIKGDATELSEIEVDDIVAAYAPFDNEDPTIEDPDKLTLVVSRDTLDGKVTGTDGSDYLIDRVKYEVNDALNMDDLDIGDEGTFFLDDDGRIIEFVGESDGSKTYAMVYDDIIPGEYRVTSRGVQITTAPRVKLSTAADERITYDFDIELEKNDDGTVEVVDEFEGLFDVTVPVDGEGKINYNGADVYEELVSYTLNKDAEITKFAAAGRPIDMKTNHASFELASNVVIFDAKGNVIDEDDLGSSVEGMAVYRNGKIVALLATNIDEDVIQYFAYITDIDKDSDDDGDEIQRLTAYIKGSKNEKLYTNDEDIVNSGTDKLYVLDLNDNGEVKDASTVSLSATVTASAIDAKAGRLVIGGSTYYFDEGAATIIRFDEDGDVEIVNKLSAIEEEETEFKYVVNEDEDGDPTNIIGYIVIQ
- a CDS encoding HD-GYP domain-containing protein, which codes for MLYITKNHLKPGMILSKDIVMYTNDNYSKLLLTKGQVLNNKFINKIEFNNIEGAYIEGEAFYDIDVDSYINENLVTKSLSQIKDVYLEFKMSTGKVGISSIKKLSSIVDSLIIELIYKENLSYNIIDFRNYDDYTYQHCLNVAILSISTGISLKLSEHKLHDLGMSGILHDIGKMLIPLEIINKPGKLTDEEFEIMKTHPQNAVNMLDGIVSNDILRGIESHHEKLDGTGYPYGRKSSNIHQYGKILTVCDVYDALTSDRSYRKSCFPSEVIEYIMGCADSHFDFNILNNFLKVIVAYPVGTFVELSNNKLAVVVKNNPENIMRPLVRIIKSDGTVGEDIDLLYDMDYMNTTIVNMGYDYDKDGFKEILKSTYDIKIKK
- the hpf gene encoding ribosome hibernation-promoting factor, HPF/YfiA family gives rise to the protein MKVSIYGKNMQLTDALKEATIKKIKRLEKFFQQDVDAKVVLSIENKDQKVEVTIPFNGRIARVEESSDDMYNAIDDAVESLEQQIRKHKTKLLDKRQSSQSIKFENIEPLEDDDDIEFKVVKTKRFAIKPMGIEEAILQMNLLKHNFFVFLNADTEEVNVVYKRKDNNYGLIEPEL
- a CDS encoding nitronate monooxygenase, whose amino-acid sequence is MNTKLTELLNIKYPIIQGAMAWVSEANLAASVSNSGGAGVIATGGRDISWVKEQIDLAKSLTDKPFGVNIVLMDKDKEEKIDLICKEKVSFVTLGAGNPVPYFEKLKKSGIISIPVVPSLKLAKRVEEKGADAIIIEGLEAGGHIGSLTTMALMTQVIPEINIPVIAAGGFADGRGLAAALVMGASGIQVGTRFYASKECTAHINSKNAIINAGDTDTVITGYLHGTSVRGLKNKMTEKYLELEKEHAQYEKLHNLIVGSSKKAPLEGDVEWGHVQAGQSLSIIKSIDSCKDIINNMISEAKEAINNIEI